GGCAGAGGCCAAAGCCCGGATCAACACCATCGCGCGGACCGCGATCCCGGAGGTGAGCGCGATGACCGAGGGCTTCCTGGAGCGCCAGTGATGTGGTCCTGATGAATCCTGGTCAGTGGGGGCGCTTCTGCCGGGTCCTTGCCGACGAGGCCCTGGCGACGGACCCGCGGTTCGAGACCAACGCCGATCGCCTCGCCAACCACGCCGAACTGAAGGCGCGGATCGAGACGGCCCTCGCGCAGGGATCCACCGCGGAGTGGGTGGCGCGCTTCGAGGCGGCAGCGATCGCCGCGGGACCGATCTACGAGTTCGACCAGGTCTTCGAGGATCCCCAGGTCCGCCATCTCGGCCTCGTCACCGAGCTGGAGCAGCCCGGGCACGGCCGGGTGCGAATGTTGGGTCTCCCGTTCAGGGCGTCCGCGACGCCCGGGACCCCTCGCCGGCCTGCGCCGCGGCTGGGCGAGCATACCCGGGAGGTGCTCGAGGAGCTCGGGTGGTCGCCCGCCGAGATCGAGCGGCTCGCCGCGGCGGGCGCCATCATGCTGGGGGACCGGAGGTGAGGCGGGGAAGCCGCGACGGCATCCTCAGACGAGGGCGGCGATAGCCTTGCCTAGCTCCGCGGTCGTGGCCTTGCCCCCCAGGTCGCGGGTGAGCAGTTTGCCCTCCGCCAGCAGGCTCTCGATCGCCGCGACGATGGCGCGGGCCGCGTCGGGGTGTCCCAGATGCTCCAGGAGCATGGCGCCGGACCAGATCTGGCCGATCGGGTTGGCGAGACCGCGCCCGGCGATGTCGGGCGCGGAGCCGTGCACCGGCTCGAACATCGACGGGTAGTCCTTTTCCGGGTTGATATTGGCGCCCGGCGCCAGGCCGATCGAGCCGGCGACCGCGGCACCGAGGTCGGACAGGATGTCGCCGAAAAGGTTCGACGCCACGACCACGTCGAGCCAGTCCGGGTGCTGGACGACGTGCGCGCTCAGGATATCGATGTGGTACTGGTCGGTCCGCACCTCCGGATAGTTCTTCGCCATCGCGGCGAACCGCTCGTCCCAGTACGGCATGCTGTGGATGATGCCGTTCGACTTGGTCGCCGAGGTCACGTGCCGCTCGGGTCGCCGCATCGCCAGCTCGAAGGCGTAGCGCATGACCCGGTCGCAGCCGTGGCGCGTGAACACCGCCTGCTGCACGACCAGCTCCTCGGGCGTCGCGCGGTAGAGGCGGCCGCCGATCTCGGAGTACTCGCCCTCGTTGTTCTCGCGCACGATCACGAGGTCGATCTCCTCCGGCACGCGCCCGGCGAGCGGCGATCTCACGCCCCTGAGGAGCCGCACGGGACGCAGGTTCACGTACTGACGGAACGTGCGCCGGATCGGGATCAGGAGCCCCCAGAGCGAGACGTGGTCGGGCACGCCGGGGAAGCCCACGGCGCCGAGGAAGATCGCGTCGAAGGCCTTGAGCCGGTCGAGCCCGTCCTCGGGCATCATACGACCGGTCTTCGCGTACCCCTCGCAGCTCCAGTCGAAGGTGGTCCAGGCGAGGTCGAACCCGAAGCGCCGGGCGGCAGCCTCGAGGACGCGGATGCCCTCGGGCACGACCTCCTTCCCGATCCCGTCGCCCGGGATGATCGCGATGTGGTGTGTCATGACGTGCCTCCTTGAACACCGGGTTCCGCCTGCGGCATAAGGCGTGAGTCCCTCGGCTGCCAGCCCGTAGTATCGCACCGTTTCTCTCCGCGTCCCGCCCAAAGTTGGTCGTGACCTGTCTCGGGTTTTGGACATTGACAGCGAGGAGCAAGAGCTCAGAGGGCTAGGACGGGAACCGGGCAGGCGGGGTCGCCCAGGCTACCGAGGACTACGAGGGCCGGGCAGGTTGTGCCTCTCCGGCGGCAGCGCTCGACGTGGATCGCCGACCTGAGAGGCGCTCGAACGGAACAAGAGACCCGTCCGCGGCTTGCCCGCGAACGGGTCGGATTGGTTGCGTCCGCTCGTTCAGTGGCCCCTGCGTGGGAGGAAGATCCGCCTCACCGCCCGCTCCTCCGCATCGAGATCATCGGGAGGAGTATCGAGGAGTTTCTGCCCGAGGCTGATGAGGATCTCAAGGACCTCCTGAACATCGGCGAATTCGGCCCGACAGCTCGGGCACGAATCGATGTGCCGGTTCTGCGCAACGAGCAGGTTAATATCCAAGGGCTCTCCCACATCGACTAGGTCCCTGACTTCCTCGCACGTCATGACGGGTTCACCTCTCGCGGAGTCGCGGTATCTCACCGAGCATGCGCCGGTGTCCCACAATCCCAGGACACCGCGAGAGAGCGCGAGTAAATACCCACTTTTCTGAGGGAGTTCCCTCCATCACGCGCGGTTCGTGGCCAGGCACTCCAGGAGAATCGGGGAGAGGCGGTTCAGGGAAATTACTGAACGGCCATCCCAACGTGTATCGGACTTTGGACATTGACAGCGGAGGCCTGCGCGGCGACTCTCGATCCGCCGCTTGACGCCGATCCTAAAATCGAAACGGCGAGGTGCGTCATGCGGGCAGATGGATTCACGCTGGTCGAGCTCCTGGTAGCTCTGGCGGTGGTCGGGCTCGTGATGGTGGCGACGCTGACCGTCCTCGAGCGAGGCCAGCAGGGCTATCTCCTCGCTGTCGCGCGGCTCGACGCCCAGCAGCGCACGCGCGTTGCCCTAGAGCGCGTGGCCCGGGAGATCCGGACCGCGGGGTTCGATCCCACCGGCGCCGGCTTCGCCGCGGTCGTGGACCCGACCCCCACGAGCCTCACGATCCGGAAGGACCTGAACGGCAACGGCGTGATCGATGCCGCGGGTGAGGCGGTCACGTATCTGCTTCGCGGCACGACGCTCAGGCGGAACGCCGGCGGAGGTGCCCAGCCGGTCATCGAAGGGGTCGAGGGGCTGGTGTTCAGCTACCTGGACGCCGAGGGCGCGGCCACCACCCTCCCCGAGGCGATCCGCACGGTGGTCATCGCGCTGACGGTCCACGTCGGACCCTCGCCGGGCGTCGCGACGATGGGGACCCAGGTCAGGCTCAGAAACCGCTGATGCCTCTCCCGGCGGGGCTCCAGGGCTGGCGGCAGGCGGAGACCGGGCTGACTCTGGTCGAGATCGGGATCGCCCTGGCGATCCTGGCTGTCGGGCTGACGGCGTTCCTCTCGACATTCCCGGTGGCGTTCGACGGGATCCAGGCTGCCCGCCAGTCGAGCACGGCGGTCTTCCTGGCGGTGCAGCGGCTGGAGGAGGTCAAGGCCTTCGCGGTCAGC
The sequence above is a segment of the Candidatus Rokuibacteriota bacterium genome. Coding sequences within it:
- a CDS encoding prepilin-type N-terminal cleavage/methylation domain-containing protein, which produces MRADGFTLVELLVALAVVGLVMVATLTVLERGQQGYLLAVARLDAQQRTRVALERVAREIRTAGFDPTGAGFAAVVDPTPTSLTIRKDLNGNGVIDAAGEAVTYLLRGTTLRRNAGGGAQPVIEGVEGLVFSYLDAEGAATTLPEAIRTVVIALTVHVGPSPGVATMGTQVRLRNR
- a CDS encoding CoA transferase — encoded protein: MNPGQWGRFCRVLADEALATDPRFETNADRLANHAELKARIETALAQGSTAEWVARFEAAAIAAGPIYEFDQVFEDPQVRHLGLVTELEQPGHGRVRMLGLPFRASATPGTPRRPAPRLGEHTREVLEELGWSPAEIERLAAAGAIMLGDRR
- a CDS encoding tartrate dehydrogenase, which codes for MTHHIAIIPGDGIGKEVVPEGIRVLEAAARRFGFDLAWTTFDWSCEGYAKTGRMMPEDGLDRLKAFDAIFLGAVGFPGVPDHVSLWGLLIPIRRTFRQYVNLRPVRLLRGVRSPLAGRVPEEIDLVIVRENNEGEYSEIGGRLYRATPEELVVQQAVFTRHGCDRVMRYAFELAMRRPERHVTSATKSNGIIHSMPYWDERFAAMAKNYPEVRTDQYHIDILSAHVVQHPDWLDVVVASNLFGDILSDLGAAVAGSIGLAPGANINPEKDYPSMFEPVHGSAPDIAGRGLANPIGQIWSGAMLLEHLGHPDAARAIVAAIESLLAEGKLLTRDLGGKATTAELGKAIAALV